The DNA sequence TTTTGTCTCTCCTTCTCGCTCCTCATGTGAGATCGATCACAGCAGTTGATTCGGCCTCGGGAATGATCGATGTCCTCACAGCCAAGCTTTCTTCCTCTGGCTCTCACCAAAACGTCAAAAATGTTCTCGCTGTGTGCGCACTTTTGCAGGACCCGGATGATGCAAGGCTTCAAATCGACCCGTTGACAAAAGCCACCCTGGGATCTGAGACACGGGCGAGGACGTTTGACCTTGTGGTTTCGCATCTGGTATTGCACCATATCCCGGATCTGGCGGCCGTTTTCAAGACGATTTACGGGTTGCTGAAACCGGGAGGCAAAGTTGCGGTGACTGACTTTGAGGACTTTGGGCCCGAAGCGAGGAAGTTTCATCCCGAGAGCaagatggatggggtggagaggCATGGGATCAAAAGAGAGGGTATTCAGGAGATCATTGAAGAGGCTGGATTTGAGAGCGTGACGGTGGAAACAGCGTTCGAGTTGCCCAAGAGGGTGGAGAGTGAGCCTGGAAAGGGGGATATTGAGAGCGGGCCGACAAAGGTTTTCCCTTTTCTTATCTGCAGCGGCACGAAGCCATGATTTTCAGTGAACCATGAGAGGAAATGGACAGGCAAATGCTTTCACCATTGTTGGCAGTCCCGTCAGTGAGTGTGTA is a window from the Podospora pseudocomata strain CBS 415.72m chromosome 6, whole genome shotgun sequence genome containing:
- a CDS encoding hypothetical protein (EggNog:ENOG503P1WH; COG:H) — protein: MTEPNQTRFNQEAANWDSNPSVVLATELAVESYLPFCSASFDILDLGCGTGLLSLLLAPHVRSITAVDSASGMIDVLTAKLSSSGSHQNVKNVLAVCALLQDPDDARLQIDPLTKATLGSETRARTFDLVVSHLVLHHIPDLAAVFKTIYGLLKPGGKVAVTDFEDFGPEARKFHPESKMDGVERHGIKREGIQEIIEEAGFESVTVETAFELPKRVESEPGKGDIESGPTKVFPFLICSGTKP